The Opitutus sp. ER46 genome segment CGGGGCGCCGAGCGCGTGGTATCCACCTCCAGTCGAACCACCGCACTCTTTACTGAGCCACCCGCCCCCGTCACGACGACCCAGTAGTCTCCTGATTTCGCCGGCGAGTCGGCCCAAACCGTACAGGTAGGCCACACGTCCTGACCTGTGATCGCCACTCCGTCATGGAACCACTGGTACCCCAATGAGTGGAGCCACGTCATGGGCGTGCCCACCGCGGTGATGGACAGCGTCGCGGACGTGTACAGCGGTGGCGTAACCGAGACTGGCTGCTCGATGATCGTCGGCCCATACGTCGCCGGTGCCACGATCAGGTCGAAGGTCCGCGTGCCAGTCCCTCCCGCGTTGATGGCGCTCACGGTGACGGGGAACGTACCGCTCGCGGTCGGTGTGCCGGTGATGTCGCCACTCGCCGGGTCAATCGCCAATCCCGCGGGCAGCCCGGTCGCGACATAACGCGTGGGGTAGTTCGTGGCCCGCGCCCGAATCGACACAGGCATGCCAATCTGGCCATACTGCGTGGCGATGGCGGCGAACTCCGGGACCGGCACATTCGTGACGGTAAGTGTCACGGGCACGCTATCGACGCGCCCGGCGTCGTTGAACACCCGCACCTGATACGCCCCCGCCATGTAGGGCTGCACGTTCGTCAGGGTGAGCGTACTCAGGTGGTCGTCCGTCAGCACGAAGGGATAGCTCGTCTTGCCGACGTAATCCCACTCGTACTTCAGGTCGCCGCCCGTGGCGGACACACTCAGCGTCGCCGTACCGCCAAGCGCCACCGAGGTATTCACCGGCTGGAGGGTGATCGTCGGCTGCTCATAGAAGAGCACCGATACGGCGTTCGAGGTCGCGGAACCATTGGGGTTGGTGATCACCGCCTTGTACTGACCGCTGTCGGCGAGCTTTCCGGGGTTGAGCACGAGCAACGTCGCCGTCGCGCCTGCGACCGCTGTGTCGTCCTTGTACCATTGGTAGCTCAGGGGCCCGGGGCCGTAGGCGCGGAAATTGAGTCTCCAGGAGATGCCTGCCGGCAGCCTGCACCCTTCCGGTTGCAACAGGATTACCGGCAACGGACTCGAGAACAGAACCGTCAGCGTCGCGGCATCCGAATCAACCGAGCCGTACATCGTGGTGACCCGCGCCCAGTAGCTCGTGGTGTCTGTTGGCGGTTGCGGGGTAAAAGTGGACAGGTCCCCTACGGGATTCGAGGTATCGCCCCGCTTCCCCTGATACCACTGTACCGCGGCCACTGGCCCGAAGTACTCGACGGACAGCGTCTTCGTCGCCCCCGGCTGCACGGTACCGCCTTCCGGTTGCCGCGTGATGACCGGAGGAATCTTGAGCACGTCCGCGACAGTAACATCGGCATTAGGGTATGGTATCCACGGCAGCGTCGAATCGAAGTTCGACCGCGGCTCGAGCATATCGCCCGAGCGGACATACCTTACGGTAAATCCGAAAATATTCGTCAGCGAGACACCGGCCAACGTGTAGAGGCCATCAACCGTTTGCGGCTGCACTTGAAAGCTGCCGGTGCCGTCCGCCGCCAGCCTGAGCTCAAACCGGCTCGGGCCGCTATAGACTGCGGTTCCCGACTTCAGGGCCACGCTGCCGGGATCGACCGTACACGCCATGGATATGGTGTCGTTCAGGCCAAACGGGCCGTGGCCCGATACCGCGATCGACTTCAGCTGGGGCAACGTCATCCGCTCTGCACCGCCAGTGATGACAAAACTCCCAACGAGCCCCCCCGCTGAGCCGTTCTCGTTGCCCCAACACGTGTAATACACCTTGTAGGTACCGTTCACCCAATTGGGGGTGGTGGGATAGGAGTAGGTCCCAGAAGCAGTGCCCTTGCCCGCGGCAGCTCGAGTAAAAATGTTTATCGAGTTCGGTCCCATGATCTGAAGGTCGAATCTCCAGTCGTCGCCGACGCCCGGGGTGGCAGTATACGACCAGACCAGCGGATCCCCGGCCTTGATTTCACCGGGCGAGACCTGCGCAATATCCAGCCTAGGCATCGCAGGGCGTTCGCCGGCCCCCGTCACTGCGAATGCAAGAGTCAATGCGGCCCGCGGTCCTTCTCCGGGAAGGAACCAGTCATTGTCCCGAATGCTGATCGCGCCCGACGCGTCGTAGGCGGCATTTCCCCCGGCGGCATCCGACACCGAGATCGTTTTCACGCTATAGATCGTATTGCGCCAGAACCTGCTCACGGTTTCCGCCGCCAAGCCGCTTGCGGGATCAGTCGATATGACGGTGCGGTCGTTGGAGCCATCGGCGGCTTGGAGAATAAACGCCACCCGGTCCGCGGCATAGCTGCCCGCGTTGAGCGTGAACCGCACCTTCACCTCCTGCCCCGGCGAAAAGGGGCCGGGCGAAACCAGCTCAGCCGAGGCGACGCTCGGATAGTAGTACTGCGCGACCGCTCCGGGCACGTAGCTCGCCACCAACACCACCAAGGCCATCAGTCGTCGGCCAAAATTCATGCCGACGCTATCGCAGCTTCCTTTCACCCAAACAAATACAATCTCGCACCGAAAACGCAGGATCACGCGCGTGCCCGGCTCCGTTAGGCGCCGCTGCCACCGCTAGCCCCTGGTCGCTATACGCATATTCAAATCTGTCGGAATCGCCCGGGCTGAGCCGTCATCGGGGTGCACGCGGCGATTCCGTCCGCATCATACCATCAAGCCCCCCCTCCCTCCCATGCCATCTTCCACCACACGCATCATCCTGCGCTGGATTCACCTCGTCGCCGGCGTTCCTGTCCTCGGCTACATCTACAGTCCGTTTGCGGAACTCCCGAATTACGCCCCCGTTGTCCGCTATGCCGCCATGCCCGCCATCCTGCTGTCCGGCCTCTGGATGTGGAAGGGGCACGTCCTCCGCCGGCTCCTGACCAAACGCGCCGTCTGACCCACCTTTCATTTCCACCCTCCCACATGAAATCCGCCAAACCCACCCAAGCGTCCGTCGCACCTGCGACGGACCTGCTCACCGTCCTCCAGCAGCGCTTCGAAAAATTTGCCTCCCGCCATCCGAAGCTCGACTGGGCCAAGGTTCGGGCCCGCCTCGAGGCCGCCCCCGCCAAGCTCCGCACTCTCGAGCAAATGGAAGCCACCGGCGGCGAACCCGACGTCATCGGCCAGGACAAGAAGTCCGGTGAAATTCTGTTCGCCGACTGCTCGCCCCAAAGCCCCGCCGGCCGCACCAGCCTCTGCTACGATGGCGCCGCCCTCGCCGCGCGCAAGGAACACAAGCCCAAGAACAGCGCCCAGGACCTCGCCGCCAGCATGGGCGTCGAACTGCTCACCGAGGAGCAGTACCGCGAACTCCAGCAACTCGGTGAGTTCGACACCAAATCCTCCAGCTGGCTCGCCACCCCCGCCGAGATCCGCCAGCTCGGCGGCGCCATCTTCGGCGACCGCCGCTTCGGCCGCGTCTTCGTCTATCACAACGGCGCCGACTCCTACTACAGCGGCCGCGGCTTCCGCGCGCTCCTGCGCGTGTAGTCGGCTGCCGGACGCCCACAATTCGGCGGCCCGCCGCCTTCGTTCGACCGGCCGCCTTCGATCGCCCAGCCGCTCGCAACGACTCCCGCCCGCGGCCCACGATTCCGCGGCTGACCGCCTCCCTGTTCCCACCACCCCGTTCCCGCCATGAAATACATTCTCCTCGTCCATCTCCCCCAGTCTGCCCTCGACGCCCCGCGCGATCCCGCCGCCGCTGCCGCGGGACGCGCCTACGGCGAAGCGCTTCAAGCCGCCGGCATTTTCGTCGCCGGCGTCGGCCTGGGCTCCCCTCACAACGCAACCGTTGTCTCCGTCCGCGACGGCAAACGCCAGGTGCAGGACGGCCCCTACGCCGAGAGCAAGGAGTTCCTCGGCGGCTTCGTCGTCATCGACGTCCCCGATCTCGACACCGCGCTCGAGTGGGCGGCCCGCAATCCGTCCGCCGCCCTCGGGACGATCGAGGTCCTCCCCGTCGGCGGCTCGACCTTTGCCGCCTCCGCTCCGCCTCGCCCCGCCACCGCGCCCCACTAGACCAACCGCGATGGGCGAACCTGCCTCCTCCCCACCCGACTCGGCCGAAGCCGCGATCGTCAGCGTCGCCCGCCTTTCATACGGGCGGCTCGTCGCCTATCTCGCCGCCCGTTCCGGCGACATCGCCGCCGCGGAAGACGCCCTCAGCGACGCTTTTGCCACCGCGCTTCGTCGCTGGCCCGCCGACGGCGTGCCCCACAAACCCGAGGCCTGGCTGCTACACGCGGCTCGCAACCGGCTCACGGACGCCGTCCGCCACGAGATGGTCCGCCGCAAGGTCGAGCCGCTGCTCCAAGTCGCCGCCGCCGCCGAAAGCGCCGCGACCGCCGACTCCCCATTCCCCGACGAACGTCTCAAGCTCCTCTTCGTCTGCGCGCACCCCGCCATCGATCCCGCCGCGCGCACTCCCCTGATGCTCCAGGCCGTCCTCGGCCTCTCCGCCGCCCGCATCGCCTCCGCCTTCCTCGTCTCGCCCGCCGCCATGGATCAGCGGCTCGTGCGGGCCAAGACCAAGATCCGCGAGACCCGCATCGCGTTTCGGGTTCCCGAGCCGCCCGAATGGGACGAACGCGCCAGCTTCGTCCTCGACGCCATCTACTCCGCCTACACCGCCGGCTGGGAGGATGCAGCCGACGAGAACGCCACGCACCACGCGCTCGCCAGCGAGGCCGTCGCCCTCGGCCGAACCGTCGTCGAACTCCTCCCCCACGAACCGGAGGCCCGCGGGCTCCTCGCCCTCATGCTGCACTGCGAAGCCCGTCGCCCCGCCCGTCTGCGCCCGGTCGACGACGGCAACGGCGCCTCTGCGCCGACTTTCGTACCCCTCGATCGCCAGGATCCCGCGCACTGGTCGCCAACGCTGATCGCCGAAGCCGAGTCCCACCTGCGCGCCGCCTCGGCTGCCCAACGGCTCGGTCGCTATCAACTCGAGGCCGCCATCCAGTCCGTCCACGCCCATCGCGCGATCAGCGGCACCATCGACTGGCCGCAAATCGCGTTGCTCTACGAGGGTCTCGTCCGCCTTGCGCCCACCATCGGCGCCCATGTCGGCCGCGCCGTGGCCCTCGGCGAATGCGGACAACCCGCGCAAGGGATTGCCGCGCTCGACGCGCTCCCGCCTCCGCGCGCCGCCGCCTACCAGCCGTGGTGGGCCGCCCGCGCCCACCTGCTGCGCCAGCTCGGTCGCGCCGCCGACGCTCGCAACGCGTTCGAACGCGCCGCCAGCCTCAGCGACGATCCCGTGCTCCGCACTCACCTACTCGCACAAGCCGCCGCGCTCGCCTGAGCGTCGCCGGCCCCCGGGCACAGAGCCGGGCCCCGCGCCCTGTGTCGCCGCCCGACGCGTGCAGCACCGGGTCGCTTTGCACCCACACGCCCGTTGCCCGCCGCTCCCTGCGCCCGCGTCGCGCGACGCCGCGCGTTCTTGTTCCCGAGTTGCGTATTTCCCGCCTCCTCCGCCTTCCACCGCACCCAACGTCAGCGGAACCTCGACGTCACTCGCGTTACGCATCAGACGTTATGTGCCACATGACCACCAACCTCCCGACTTTCCAACCCACCGCCAGCTCGTGGCTGCGCGCCTGCGCGCTGGGACTGCTGCTGACGCTCGCCCCCGCCTACGCCGCTGACGCCACCGCCTCCGCCGCGCCCGCGGCGAACTCGGCGGCGGCGGCCGCCGACAAGGACGCGATCGTCTCCACCAACCCGATGGAACTCGAGACCGAGGACGGCGGCATCCACGGCCAGCTCGTCGTCGCCACCGAGATCCTCAGCGCCGACACCCACGGCGACCTCGTCTACACCATCACCTCCGAGCCGCGCTACGGCCGCGTGGGTCTCGCCGGCGGCGGTGAGGAGAGCGACTTCTTCAAGAACAAGACCTCCCGCCTCGGCTACTTCGCCTATCGCGCCGCCGACAACTTCACCGGCCAGGATTCCTTCAGCTACAGCGTGCGCAACGAGACCTCCGGCCTCGTCTTCAAGAACACCGTCGTCGTCACGGTGAAGGCGCCGCCCCCCATCGTCCTGCAGAAGTACGAAGTCGACGCCACCCGCGAACGCGCCAGCCAAATCCACGAGATCCCGGTCGCGACCCGCCCCAACCTCCCCGTCTCGCAAAAGCTCCCCAGCCACGAGGCCTACCTCTCCGCCGCCGAGCGCCTCGGCCTCGCCGAGCCCAAGGTCGCCTACCACCTCGACGACAAGGCCAAGCCCCAGCACGGCACCGCCAAGCTCGACCGCACCACCGGCCAGCTCACCTACGCTCCCAATCCCGGCTTCATCGGCGTCGACCGCTTCAAGTACTACACCGTCGACGAGGCCAACCCGCACCTCGGCGTCGAGAACGTCGTCGTCGCCACCGTCGAGCCGGTCCGCAACGTGAAGCACATCGCCGTCGACCGCTCCCGCAGCCGCGAGGTCGACCTCGTGTTCGTCATCAACAACTCGCCGTCCATGGCCGCCCACCAGAGCCGGATCGCCGACAACCTCAGCCGCTTCCGCCAGCTCTTCCACCAGCGCGACCTCGACTACCGCATCGGCGTGCTCACGACCGATTTCGTCGACTCCGATCCCGGCCGCCGCAACGAGGACCAGCGGTTCTACAAGGAGGTTCGCTCGATCCAGTTCGACGCCGCCGGCAAGCCCGTCCTCGACCGCCGCGGCCGCCCGAAGTCCACCACCAAGCGCGTCGCCAGCAACGGCAACCTCGTGACCCTCCCCGTCATGCCCGAGCCGTGGGTCACCCCGCACACGCCCGATCCCGTCTTCGCCGAGCTCGTCAAGGTCGGCACCAACGGCGACAGCAACCGCACCGCGTTCACCTCGGTCTATAACTTCGTCGCCGGCTACTATAACAAGCAGCACACCCTCCTCCGCCCCGACGCCACGACCATCGTCGTGTTCTTCATGGACGAGGAGGAGACGCGTATGGCCACCTGGAAGGAAAAGAAGGACGGCTCGCAGGAGGCCGAATGGATCGAGAACGGCAAGCTCCCCGACCTCCTCAAGCAGTACAACGCCCGCAACCCGAAGAAGCGGCAGACGCTCGACGGCTACATCAACTACTGGGTCCTCCGCCCCTTCATCATCGCGAAGGGCAACAAGCGCGGAAAGGTCGAGATGCACGCCGTCGTCTCGCCCAACAACATCTCCCACCGCCGCGCCGCGGAGCTCACCGGCGGCACCGTGCTCAACATCGAGAGCGACTTCTCCGCCCCCCTCGCCGCCCTCGGTGACCGCATCGCCGACACCGTCGCTGTCGCCCTTGAGCCGATCGATGCCGGCGCGACGCTCTACAAAAAGAGCCTCCGCGTCCTCGTCGACGGCACCGAAGTCCCGGCCGACGCCCAGAACGGGTACGTCTACGACGAGCTGACGCACAGCATCCGCTTCCAAGGCGCCGCGAAGAAGAAGGCCTTCCTCGCCAAGATCGACATCACCTACGAGGAGCACATGTAACCGGCGCCCGCCGGGCGCCGGCCCTCTTTCTCTTTCTCGTACTCTTTCTCGTTCTCCCACCCCCTCTGTCGCGTCGCGATCTGTCGCCGCCTCCGTGCTGAGAACCGCGCCGGGCCTGCGCATTTTTGCGCGGGCCCGCATAGAAACGCCTTACGCACCCTCGCGTTTCCCCTTTGCGGCTCACGCGATTCGCGTTCGTGGCGTCACGCGATGTGCCTTCGCGTTCCCGCGAATTCGCCTTCGCCACCCTCGCGATTCTCGTTCGCGCCCCTCGCGATTTCCCTTTCGCGCACCCGCGATTTCCTTCGCAGCCTCGTGAAAATTCTTCGCGCCGCCCCGCGAAGCGTCGTCGCAGCGCCCCGCGAAATCCCTTCTCACGGCTCAACGCCTTTTCGCGTCGACCGCGCGAGCCTCTCGAAGCCATCCGCGAAAATTCCCTGCGTCCCCGCAAAGATTCCGCCACGCCACCTCGCACTTTCCCTTCAATCCACCGACGCCCGCCGCAGAAAACCTAGCCCTCTTCCTTTTGTTTTCGCCGTCGGCGAAAACAAAAGATCCGGACATTATGCGAAAGTATCCGGACATTATGATCGAGTATCTGGACATTATTCGATTAGCCCCTGATTGACAGGCAGTAATAATTGCAGCCATCGACACCTATGCGTCCTGGGTTTTCGTCGCCACGAACGCGGAAACGCACGGGGAGCTGAGAGAATCAGGGGCGGAAATGGGGCGCCTCTGATCACATCCGGGGCAAGGCCCGTGGACGTCCGAACGCAAAGCCCGCGCCCAATTCGCGCCCCTGCTTGCAGATCGCCGTGCAATCCCCGCGCCCCAAGGGGCAAAACCCTGCCGACCGCCGTCACCAAAAGGGGCGCCGCCTTGCGGCCAACCCCCTGCGGCTCGCGCACCGTGGCGAGCAAATCGCGCGCCCCGAAGGGGCTCCGCGGGGCAAGACCTGCACGCGAATCCGTCGCCCAATCCTCCCTTCTCTCGCGCCCCTTACACAGTCTTCCGTCGTTCAAACCTGCGAACCTTCAACCTTCCAACCTGCAACTTCCTCCCGCCCTGCCACTCCGCCCCGCCCTGCAACCTGCAACTTTAAAACCTTCAAAC includes the following:
- a CDS encoding immunoglobulin domain-containing protein produces the protein MNFGRRLMALVVLVASYVPGAVAQYYYPSVASAELVSPGPFSPGQEVKVRFTLNAGSYAADRVAFILQAADGSNDRTVISTDPASGLAAETVSRFWRNTIYSVKTISVSDAAGGNAAYDASGAISIRDNDWFLPGEGPRAALTLAFAVTGAGERPAMPRLDIAQVSPGEIKAGDPLVWSYTATPGVGDDWRFDLQIMGPNSINIFTRAAAGKGTASGTYSYPTTPNWVNGTYKVYYTCWGNENGSAGGLVGSFVITGGAERMTLPQLKSIAVSGHGPFGLNDTISMACTVDPGSVALKSGTAVYSGPSRFELRLAADGTGSFQVQPQTVDGLYTLAGVSLTNIFGFTVRYVRSGDMLEPRSNFDSTLPWIPYPNADVTVADVLKIPPVITRQPEGGTVQPGATKTLSVEYFGPVAAVQWYQGKRGDTSNPVGDLSTFTPQPPTDTTSYWARVTTMYGSVDSDAATLTVLFSSPLPVILLQPEGCRLPAGISWRLNFRAYGPGPLSYQWYKDDTAVAGATATLLVLNPGKLADSGQYKAVITNPNGSATSNAVSVLFYEQPTITLQPVNTSVALGGTATLSVSATGGDLKYEWDYVGKTSYPFVLTDDHLSTLTLTNVQPYMAGAYQVRVFNDAGRVDSVPVTLTVTNVPVPEFAAIATQYGQIGMPVSIRARATNYPTRYVATGLPAGLAIDPASGDITGTPTASGTFPVTVSAINAGGTGTRTFDLIVAPATYGPTIIEQPVSVTPPLYTSATLSITAVGTPMTWLHSLGYQWFHDGVAITGQDVWPTCTVWADSPAKSGDYWVVVTGAGGSVKSAVVRLEVDTTRSAPRITSILAPESAVAGSTVTFAAAVTGSPAPTYQWWRDETAIAGATDATLTLANVSAADASGGYRLYLSNAHGTCWSTRMGLQVSYAVTPAAVSVRPGTSATLSVPASAAVTYQWYQGERGDTSRPIAGATAASYTTPPLLATTSYWVKVSGFGFIYSSTATVTVTEAPANFGGSYSGTFSDGGNWVMVIGTDNRGTFLGYGTQPARAIAGTVTVAADGSFTVTPSASTATSVSGAAVRALTTEATAAVSGQIGAGGGVSGGAMGLTGTLDSGTSGVALSGLHHVTALAGASGGADILVGASGKAVIVVTTPAGVVGAAGTLGANGTLSVKTAAGETLSVALDGSSKRATLALQDTAGARTEFGGLVAGATNTSRLMNLSARARVDGSSDLAIVGFTTSGAAAKNLLIRGVGPSLAQLQLPGFLKVPAMTLYDGRSNPMWSGLRYGSAAAITDTAQRLGAFPLLPVALDCAYLGPIEGGSHTAILSGKDVENGICLAEVYDADTAATGERLVNLSARAKTASGIDVLSAGFVISGNGPLTVLLRGVGPGLKVFSLSGLLAQPKLVLFNAAGQELTSNAGWGGDAALERAFKTTMAFGLAPDSADAALLVTLTPGLYTAQVQSKDGAAGLALIEIYEVK
- a CDS encoding DUF4256 domain-containing protein — protein: MKSAKPTQASVAPATDLLTVLQQRFEKFASRHPKLDWAKVRARLEAAPAKLRTLEQMEATGGEPDVIGQDKKSGEILFADCSPQSPAGRTSLCYDGAALAARKEHKPKNSAQDLAASMGVELLTEEQYRELQQLGEFDTKSSSWLATPAEIRQLGGAIFGDRRFGRVFVYHNGADSYYSGRGFRALLRV
- a CDS encoding YciI family protein; this encodes MKYILLVHLPQSALDAPRDPAAAAAGRAYGEALQAAGIFVAGVGLGSPHNATVVSVRDGKRQVQDGPYAESKEFLGGFVVIDVPDLDTALEWAARNPSAALGTIEVLPVGGSTFAASAPPRPATAPH
- a CDS encoding DUF6596 domain-containing protein — protein: MGEPASSPPDSAEAAIVSVARLSYGRLVAYLAARSGDIAAAEDALSDAFATALRRWPADGVPHKPEAWLLHAARNRLTDAVRHEMVRRKVEPLLQVAAAAESAATADSPFPDERLKLLFVCAHPAIDPAARTPLMLQAVLGLSAARIASAFLVSPAAMDQRLVRAKTKIRETRIAFRVPEPPEWDERASFVLDAIYSAYTAGWEDAADENATHHALASEAVALGRTVVELLPHEPEARGLLALMLHCEARRPARLRPVDDGNGASAPTFVPLDRQDPAHWSPTLIAEAESHLRAASAAQRLGRYQLEAAIQSVHAHRAISGTIDWPQIALLYEGLVRLAPTIGAHVGRAVALGECGQPAQGIAALDALPPPRAAAYQPWWAARAHLLRQLGRAADARNAFERAASLSDDPVLRTHLLAQAAALA
- a CDS encoding Ig-like domain-containing protein; protein product: MTTNLPTFQPTASSWLRACALGLLLTLAPAYAADATASAAPAANSAAAAADKDAIVSTNPMELETEDGGIHGQLVVATEILSADTHGDLVYTITSEPRYGRVGLAGGGEESDFFKNKTSRLGYFAYRAADNFTGQDSFSYSVRNETSGLVFKNTVVVTVKAPPPIVLQKYEVDATRERASQIHEIPVATRPNLPVSQKLPSHEAYLSAAERLGLAEPKVAYHLDDKAKPQHGTAKLDRTTGQLTYAPNPGFIGVDRFKYYTVDEANPHLGVENVVVATVEPVRNVKHIAVDRSRSREVDLVFVINNSPSMAAHQSRIADNLSRFRQLFHQRDLDYRIGVLTTDFVDSDPGRRNEDQRFYKEVRSIQFDAAGKPVLDRRGRPKSTTKRVASNGNLVTLPVMPEPWVTPHTPDPVFAELVKVGTNGDSNRTAFTSVYNFVAGYYNKQHTLLRPDATTIVVFFMDEEETRMATWKEKKDGSQEAEWIENGKLPDLLKQYNARNPKKRQTLDGYINYWVLRPFIIAKGNKRGKVEMHAVVSPNNISHRRAAELTGGTVLNIESDFSAPLAALGDRIADTVAVALEPIDAGATLYKKSLRVLVDGTEVPADAQNGYVYDELTHSIRFQGAAKKKAFLAKIDITYEEHM